Proteins encoded by one window of Erwinia pyrifoliae DSM 12163:
- the rpoB gene encoding DNA-directed RNA polymerase subunit beta, with protein sequence MVYSYTEKKRIRKDFGKRPQVLDIPYLLSIQLDSFQKFIEQDPEGQHGLEAAFRSVFPIQSYSGNSELQYVSYRLGEPVFDVKECQIRGVTFSAPLRVKLRLVIYEREAPEGTVKDIKEQEVYMGEIPLMTDNGTFVINGTERVIVSQLHRSPGVFFDSDKGKTHSSGKVLYNARIIPYRGSWLDFEFDPKDNLFVRIDRRRKLPATIILRALNYTTEQILDLFFEKVVYQIRDNKLQMELVPERLRGETASFDIESNGTVYVEKGRRITARHIRQLEKDAVAHIEVPVEYIAGKVVAKDYIDESTGELLIAANMELSLDLLAKLSQSGHKRIETLFTNDLDHGPYISETVRVDPTSDRLSALVEIYRMMRPGEPPTREAAENLFENLFFSEDRYDLSAVGRMKFNRSLLRDEIEGSGILSKDDIIQVMKKLIGIRNGIGEVDDIDHLGNRRIRSVGEMAENQFRVGLVRVERAVKERLSLGDLDTLMPQDMINAKPISAAVKEFFGSSQLSQFMDQNNPLSEITHKRRISALGPGGLTRERAGFEVRDVHPTHYGRVCPIETPEGPNIGLINSLSVYAQTNEYGFLETPYRRVRDGVVTDEIHYLSAIEEGNYVIAQANTNLDDEGHFVDDLVTCRSKGESSLFSRDQVDYMDVSTQQVVSVGASLIPFLEHDDANRALMGANMQRQAVPTLRADKPLVGTGMERAVAVDSGVTAVAKRGGTVQYVDASRIVIKVNEDEMYPGEAGIDIYNLTKYTRSNQNTCINQMPCVNLGEPIERGDVLADGPSTDLGELALGQNMRVAFMPWNGYNFEDSILVSERVVQEDRFTTIHIQELACVSRDTKLGPEEITADIPNVGEAALSKLDESGIVYIGAEVTGGDILVGKVTPKGETQLTPEEKLLRAIFGEKASDVKDSSLRVPNGVSGTVIDVQVFTRDGVEKDKRALEIEEMQLKQAKKDLSEELQILEAGLFSRINYLLVSGGIEAEKLDKLPRERWLELGLTDEDKQNQLEQLAEQYDELKHEFEKKLDAKRRKITQGDDLAPGVLKIVKVYLAVKRQIQPGDKMAGRHGNKGVISKINPIEDMPYDENGTPVDIVLNPLGVPSRMNIGQILETHLGMAAKGIGEKINAMLKKQEDVSRLREFIQRAYDLGTDVRQKVDLNTFTDDEVLRLAENLKKGMPIATPVFDGAKESEIKELLQLGGLPSSGQITLFDGRTGEQFERQVTVGYMYMLKLNHLVDDKMHARSTGSYSLVTQQPLGGKAQFGGQRFGEMEVWALEAYGAAYTLQEMLTVKSDDVNGRTKMYKNIVDGNHQMEPGMPESFNVLLKEIRSLGINIELEDE encoded by the coding sequence ATGGTTTACTCCTATACCGAGAAAAAACGTATTCGTAAGGATTTTGGAAAACGTCCACAAGTTCTGGACATTCCTTATCTCCTTTCTATCCAGCTTGACTCGTTCCAGAAGTTCATCGAGCAAGATCCGGAAGGTCAACATGGACTGGAAGCGGCATTCCGTTCCGTATTCCCGATCCAAAGCTATAGCGGTAATTCTGAGCTGCAGTACGTCAGCTACCGTTTAGGCGAACCTGTATTTGATGTTAAAGAGTGTCAGATTCGTGGCGTCACGTTCTCTGCCCCTCTGCGCGTTAAGCTGCGCCTGGTGATCTACGAGCGCGAAGCGCCGGAAGGCACCGTTAAAGACATCAAAGAACAAGAAGTATACATGGGTGAAATTCCACTCATGACCGATAACGGTACCTTTGTCATCAATGGTACAGAACGCGTTATCGTTTCTCAGCTGCATCGTAGTCCTGGTGTGTTCTTCGACAGCGATAAGGGTAAAACCCACTCATCGGGTAAAGTGCTTTATAACGCACGTATCATCCCTTACCGTGGTTCATGGTTGGACTTCGAGTTCGACCCGAAAGACAACCTGTTCGTCCGTATTGACCGTCGCCGCAAACTGCCTGCGACCATCATTCTGCGCGCGCTGAATTACACCACTGAGCAAATCCTCGATCTGTTCTTCGAAAAAGTGGTTTACCAAATTCGCGACAACAAGCTGCAGATGGAACTGGTTCCGGAGCGCCTGCGTGGTGAAACTGCGTCATTTGACATTGAGTCGAACGGCACCGTTTACGTCGAAAAAGGTCGTCGTATTACCGCGCGTCATATTCGCCAGCTGGAAAAAGATGCTGTTGCTCATATCGAAGTTCCGGTTGAGTACATCGCAGGTAAAGTTGTTGCTAAAGACTATATCGACGAGAGCACCGGTGAGCTGCTGATTGCAGCAAACATGGAGCTGTCGCTGGATCTGCTGGCCAAACTGAGCCAGTCAGGCCACAAGCGCATCGAAACGCTGTTCACCAATGACCTGGATCACGGCCCGTACATCTCTGAAACCGTACGCGTCGACCCAACCAGCGATCGCCTGAGCGCACTGGTCGAGATCTACCGCATGATGCGTCCTGGTGAACCACCAACGCGTGAAGCGGCTGAAAACCTGTTTGAGAACCTGTTCTTCTCTGAAGACCGCTACGATCTGTCTGCGGTGGGTCGTATGAAGTTCAACCGTTCTCTGCTGCGTGACGAGATCGAAGGTTCCGGCATCCTGAGCAAAGACGACATCATTCAGGTGATGAAGAAGCTCATCGGTATCCGTAACGGTATTGGCGAAGTGGATGATATCGATCACCTCGGCAACCGTCGTATCCGTTCCGTTGGCGAAATGGCCGAGAACCAGTTCCGTGTTGGCTTAGTGCGCGTAGAGCGTGCGGTGAAAGAGCGTCTGTCTTTGGGCGATCTGGATACCCTGATGCCTCAGGACATGATCAACGCCAAGCCAATTTCTGCGGCAGTGAAAGAGTTCTTCGGTTCCAGCCAGCTGTCACAGTTTATGGACCAGAACAACCCGTTGTCTGAGATTACGCACAAACGTCGTATCTCTGCACTCGGCCCGGGCGGTCTGACGCGTGAGCGTGCAGGCTTCGAAGTGCGAGACGTACACCCGACTCACTACGGTCGCGTATGTCCAATCGAAACGCCAGAAGGTCCAAACATCGGTCTGATCAACTCCTTGTCTGTGTATGCACAGACCAACGAGTACGGTTTCCTGGAAACCCCATACCGCCGCGTGCGCGATGGCGTGGTGACCGACGAAATTCATTACCTCTCTGCCATTGAAGAGGGTAACTACGTTATCGCTCAGGCAAACACCAACCTCGACGACGAAGGCCACTTCGTAGACGACCTGGTGACCTGCCGTAGCAAAGGCGAATCGAGCCTGTTCAGCCGCGATCAGGTTGACTACATGGACGTTTCCACCCAGCAGGTGGTTTCCGTCGGTGCGTCACTGATCCCGTTCCTGGAACACGATGACGCCAACCGCGCATTGATGGGTGCAAACATGCAACGTCAGGCGGTACCTACTCTGCGTGCTGATAAGCCGCTGGTAGGAACCGGTATGGAACGCGCGGTAGCGGTCGACTCCGGCGTCACTGCCGTAGCGAAACGTGGTGGTACCGTTCAGTACGTTGATGCATCGCGTATCGTTATTAAAGTTAACGAAGACGAAATGTACCCGGGCGAAGCCGGTATCGACATTTACAATCTGACCAAATACACCCGTTCTAACCAGAACACCTGCATCAACCAGATGCCGTGTGTCAACCTGGGTGAACCGATTGAACGCGGTGACGTGCTGGCTGATGGTCCTTCAACCGACCTTGGCGAACTGGCACTGGGTCAGAATATGCGCGTGGCGTTCATGCCGTGGAACGGCTACAACTTCGAAGACTCCATCTTAGTCTCCGAGCGCGTGGTACAGGAAGATCGCTTTACCACTATCCACATTCAGGAACTGGCCTGCGTGTCGCGTGACACCAAGCTGGGGCCGGAAGAGATCACCGCTGATATCCCGAACGTGGGTGAAGCCGCGCTCTCCAAACTGGATGAGTCCGGTATCGTCTATATCGGTGCTGAAGTAACCGGTGGTGACATTCTGGTCGGTAAGGTAACGCCGAAAGGTGAAACCCAGCTGACGCCAGAAGAGAAACTGCTGCGCGCTATTTTCGGTGAGAAAGCGTCTGACGTTAAGGACTCTTCTCTGCGTGTACCGAACGGCGTTTCAGGTACCGTTATCGACGTTCAGGTCTTCACCCGTGACGGTGTGGAAAAAGACAAACGCGCGCTGGAAATCGAAGAGATGCAGCTGAAGCAGGCGAAGAAAGACCTGTCTGAAGAATTGCAGATCCTCGAAGCTGGCCTGTTCAGCCGTATCAACTACCTGCTGGTTTCAGGCGGTATTGAAGCGGAAAAACTGGACAAGCTGCCACGCGAGCGCTGGCTGGAACTGGGCCTGACCGATGAAGATAAGCAAAACCAGCTGGAACAGCTGGCCGAGCAGTACGATGAGCTGAAGCACGAGTTTGAGAAAAAACTTGATGCCAAGCGCCGCAAAATCACTCAGGGCGATGACCTGGCACCAGGCGTGCTGAAAATCGTTAAAGTGTATCTGGCGGTTAAACGTCAGATTCAGCCTGGTGACAAAATGGCAGGTCGTCACGGGAACAAAGGTGTTATCTCCAAGATCAACCCGATCGAAGATATGCCTTACGATGAGAACGGTACGCCGGTCGATATCGTACTGAACCCGCTGGGCGTACCTTCACGTATGAACATCGGTCAGATCCTCGAAACCCACCTGGGTATGGCTGCTAAGGGCATCGGCGAGAAAATCAACGCCATGCTTAAGAAGCAGGAAGACGTGTCCAGGCTGCGCGAGTTTATTCAGCGTGCTTACGATCTGGGTACCGACGTGCGCCAGAAAGTTGACCTGAACACCTTCACTGACGACGAAGTGCTGCGTCTGGCAGAAAACCTGAAAAAAGGTATGCCAATCGCCACTCCGGTGTTTGATGGTGCGAAAGAGAGCGAAATCAAAGAGCTGTTACAGCTTGGCGGCCTGCCTTCTTCCGGTCAGATCACCCTGTTCGATGGTCGTACCGGTGAGCAGTTCGAACGCCAGGTTACCGTTGGCTACATGTACATGCTGAAACTGAACCACCTGGTTGATGACAAAATGCATGCACGTTCTACCGGTTCTTACAGCCTTGTTACTCAGCAGCCGTTGGGTGGTAAAGCGCAGTTCGGTGGTCAGCGCTTCGGTGAGATGGAAGTATGGGCACTGGAAGCATACGGTGCCGCGTATACCCTGCAGGAAATGTTGACCGTGAAGTCTGATGACGTCAATGGCCGTACGAAGATGTATAAAAACATCGTCGACGGTAACCATCAGATGGAACCGGGCATGCCGGAATCCTTCAACGTACTGTTGAAAGAGATCCGCTCGCTGGGTATCAACATCGAGCTGGAAGACGAGTAA
- the rpoC gene encoding DNA-directed RNA polymerase subunit beta', which produces MKDLLKFLKAQTKTEEFDAIKIALASPDMIRSWSFGEVKKPETINYRTFKPERDGLFCARIFGPVKDYECLCGKYKRLKHRGVICEKCGVEVTQTKVRRERMGHIELASPTAHIWFLKSLPSRIGLLLDMPLRDIERVLYFESYVVIEGGMTNLEKRQILTEEQYLDALEEFGDEFDAKMGAEAIQALLKNMDLEQECEQLREELNETNSETKRKKLTKRIKLLEAFVQSGNKPEWMILTVLPVLPPDLRPLVPLDGGRFATSDLNDLYRRVINRNNRLKRLLDLAAPDIIVRNEKRMLQEAVDALLDNGRRGRAITGSNKRPLKSLADMIKGKQGRFRQNLLGKRVDYSGRSVITVGPYLRLHQCGLPKKMALELFKPFIYGKLELRGLATTIKAAKKMVEREESVVWDILDEVIREHPVLLNRAPTLHRLGIQAFEPVLIEGKAIQLHPLVCAAYNADFDGDQMAVHVPLTLEAQLEARALMMSTNNILSPANGEPIIVPSQDVVLGLYYMTRDCVNAKGEGMVLTGPKEAERVYRAGLASLHARVKVRITEHEKNEQDEWVARTSIVDTTIGRAILWMIVPKGLPYSIVNQALGKKAISRMLNTCYRILGLKPTVIFADQTMYTGFAYAARSGASVGIDDMVIPEKKVEIITEAEAEVAEIQQQFQSGLVTAGERYNKVIDIWAAANERVAKAMMENLSTEVVINRDGVEERQVSFNSIFMMADSGARGSAAQIRQLAGMRGLMAKPDGSIIETPITANFREGLNVLQYFISTHGARKGLADTALKTANSGYLTRRLVDVAQDLVVTEDDCGTHEGIMMTPVIEGGDVKEPLRERVLGRVTAEDVLKPGTADILLPRNTLLHEQQCDLLEEHSVDSLKVRSVVSCETDFGVCAHCYGRDLARGHIINKGEAIGVIAAQSIGEPGTQLTMRTFHIGGAASRAAAESSIQVKNKGTLKLINAKSVTNSAGKLVITSRNVELKMIDEFGRTKESYKVPYGSTMAKGDGEQVAAGETVANWDPHTMPVITEVSGFIRFTDMIDGQTITRQTDDLTGLSSLVILDSAERTAGGKDLRPALKIVDANGNDVMIPGSDMPAQYFLPGKAIVQLEDGIKISSGDTLARVPQESGGTKDITGGLPRVADLFEARRPKEPAILAEISGIISFGKETKGKRRLVITPIDGSDHYEEMIPKWRQLNVFEGERVERGDVVSDGPESPHDILRLRGVHAVTRYITNEVQEVYRLQGVKINDKHIEVIVRQMLRKATIESAGSSDFLDGEQVEFSRVKISNRDLESNGKIAATFARDLLGITKASLATESFISAASFQETTRVLTEAAVAGKRDELRGLKENVIVGRLIPAGTGYAYHQDRMRRKAAGEAPVVPQVTADEASASLAELLNAGLGGRDND; this is translated from the coding sequence GTGAAAGACTTACTTAAGTTTCTGAAAGCGCAAACTAAGACTGAAGAGTTTGATGCGATCAAGATCGCTCTGGCATCACCAGATATGATCCGTTCATGGTCTTTTGGTGAAGTTAAAAAGCCGGAAACCATTAACTACCGTACGTTCAAGCCTGAACGTGACGGCCTTTTCTGTGCGCGTATTTTCGGGCCGGTAAAAGACTACGAGTGCCTGTGCGGTAAGTACAAGCGCCTGAAGCATCGCGGTGTGATCTGTGAGAAGTGTGGCGTTGAAGTCACGCAGACCAAAGTTCGCCGTGAGCGCATGGGTCACATTGAGCTGGCCTCGCCAACTGCGCACATCTGGTTCCTGAAATCGCTGCCTTCGCGCATCGGTTTGCTGCTGGATATGCCGCTGCGTGACATCGAACGCGTGCTGTACTTCGAGTCTTACGTAGTGATTGAAGGCGGTATGACCAACCTTGAAAAGCGCCAGATCCTGACTGAAGAGCAGTATCTCGACGCGCTGGAAGAGTTTGGTGATGAATTCGACGCGAAAATGGGTGCGGAAGCGATCCAGGCCCTGTTGAAAAACATGGACCTGGAGCAGGAGTGCGAGCAGCTGCGTGAAGAGCTGAACGAAACTAACTCCGAAACCAAGCGTAAAAAGCTGACCAAGCGTATCAAGCTGCTGGAAGCGTTCGTTCAATCTGGTAACAAGCCAGAGTGGATGATCCTGACCGTGCTGCCGGTACTGCCACCGGATCTGCGTCCGCTGGTGCCGCTGGACGGCGGTCGTTTCGCAACATCGGATCTGAACGATCTGTATCGCCGCGTTATTAACCGTAACAACCGTCTGAAACGCCTGCTGGATCTGGCTGCGCCAGATATCATCGTACGTAACGAAAAACGTATGCTGCAGGAAGCGGTCGATGCGCTGCTGGATAACGGCCGTCGCGGTCGTGCGATCACCGGTTCTAACAAGCGTCCGCTGAAATCTTTGGCCGATATGATCAAAGGTAAGCAGGGTCGTTTCCGTCAGAACCTGCTGGGTAAACGTGTCGACTATTCCGGTCGTTCGGTTATCACCGTAGGTCCATACCTGCGTCTGCACCAGTGTGGTCTGCCGAAGAAAATGGCGCTGGAGCTGTTCAAACCGTTTATCTACGGCAAGCTGGAGCTGCGTGGTCTTGCTACCACCATTAAAGCCGCCAAGAAAATGGTTGAGCGCGAAGAATCCGTCGTCTGGGATATCCTGGATGAAGTGATCCGCGAACACCCGGTACTGCTGAACCGTGCACCAACCCTGCACCGTTTGGGTATCCAGGCGTTTGAACCGGTACTGATCGAAGGTAAAGCTATCCAGCTGCACCCACTGGTTTGTGCGGCCTATAACGCCGACTTCGATGGTGACCAGATGGCTGTTCACGTACCGCTGACGCTGGAAGCCCAGCTGGAAGCGCGTGCGTTGATGATGTCTACCAACAACATCCTGTCTCCTGCGAACGGTGAGCCAATCATCGTTCCTTCTCAGGACGTGGTACTGGGTCTGTACTATATGACCCGCGACTGTGTTAACGCCAAAGGCGAAGGCATGGTGCTGACCGGGCCGAAAGAAGCTGAACGCGTTTACCGCGCCGGCCTCGCTTCGCTGCACGCTCGCGTTAAGGTGCGTATCACCGAACACGAGAAAAACGAGCAGGATGAGTGGGTTGCCAGGACCAGCATCGTCGACACCACTATCGGCCGCGCTATCCTGTGGATGATCGTGCCAAAAGGTCTGCCTTACTCTATCGTCAACCAGGCGCTGGGCAAGAAAGCTATCTCCAGGATGCTGAATACCTGTTACCGCATCCTGGGGCTGAAGCCGACCGTTATCTTTGCTGACCAGACCATGTACACCGGCTTTGCCTATGCGGCACGCTCGGGCGCGTCTGTTGGTATCGACGACATGGTTATCCCAGAGAAGAAAGTGGAAATCATCACCGAAGCGGAAGCGGAAGTGGCTGAGATCCAGCAGCAGTTCCAGTCTGGTCTGGTTACCGCTGGCGAGCGCTATAACAAAGTGATCGATATCTGGGCTGCGGCCAACGAACGCGTTGCTAAAGCGATGATGGAAAACCTCTCTACCGAAGTGGTCATCAACCGCGACGGCGTGGAAGAGCGTCAGGTTTCCTTCAACAGCATCTTTATGATGGCCGACTCCGGTGCGCGTGGTTCTGCGGCGCAGATCCGTCAGCTGGCAGGTATGCGTGGTCTGATGGCGAAGCCAGATGGCTCGATCATCGAAACGCCAATCACCGCGAACTTCCGTGAAGGTCTGAACGTACTCCAGTACTTCATCTCCACGCACGGTGCGCGTAAAGGTCTGGCGGATACCGCACTGAAAACGGCGAACTCCGGTTATCTGACTCGTCGTCTGGTTGACGTTGCGCAGGACCTGGTGGTGACTGAAGATGACTGTGGTACGCACGAAGGCATCATGATGACTCCGGTTATCGAAGGTGGCGACGTGAAAGAGCCGCTGCGCGAGCGCGTACTGGGTCGTGTGACCGCAGAAGACGTTCTCAAGCCGGGCACTGCTGATATCCTGCTGCCACGTAACACCCTGCTGCACGAACAGCAGTGTGACCTGTTGGAAGAGCACTCGGTTGACAGCCTGAAAGTCCGCTCCGTAGTAAGCTGCGAAACTGACTTCGGCGTGTGCGCACACTGCTACGGTCGTGACCTGGCGCGTGGCCACATCATCAACAAAGGTGAGGCTATCGGCGTTATCGCAGCACAGTCCATCGGTGAGCCGGGTACACAGCTGACGATGCGTACCTTCCACATCGGTGGCGCGGCATCGCGTGCGGCAGCTGAATCCAGCATTCAGGTGAAGAACAAAGGTACCCTGAAGCTGATCAACGCCAAGTCGGTAACCAACTCCGCTGGCAAGCTGGTGATCACCTCGCGTAACGTTGAACTGAAAATGATCGACGAATTTGGTCGTACCAAAGAGAGCTACAAAGTTCCTTATGGTTCTACCATGGCGAAAGGTGACGGCGAGCAGGTTGCAGCGGGCGAAACCGTCGCCAACTGGGATCCACACACCATGCCGGTTATCACCGAAGTGAGCGGTTTCATTCGCTTCACCGACATGATTGATGGCCAGACCATTACCCGCCAGACGGATGACCTGACCGGTCTGTCTTCTCTGGTGATTCTGGACAGTGCGGAACGTACTGCCGGCGGTAAGGATCTGCGTCCGGCGCTGAAAATCGTTGATGCTAACGGCAATGATGTGATGATCCCAGGCTCCGATATGCCTGCTCAGTACTTCCTACCGGGTAAAGCGATTGTCCAGCTGGAAGATGGCATCAAGATCAGTTCGGGTGATACCCTGGCGCGTGTTCCTCAGGAATCAGGCGGTACTAAGGATATTACCGGTGGTCTGCCACGCGTTGCTGACCTGTTCGAAGCCCGTCGTCCGAAAGAGCCGGCAATCCTGGCTGAGATCAGCGGCATCATTTCCTTCGGTAAAGAAACCAAAGGGAAGCGTCGCCTGGTGATCACGCCGATCGACGGAAGCGATCATTACGAAGAGATGATCCCGAAATGGCGTCAGCTGAACGTGTTCGAAGGTGAACGCGTAGAGCGCGGTGACGTGGTTTCCGATGGCCCGGAATCCCCACATGACATTCTGCGTCTGCGTGGCGTGCATGCGGTGACGCGTTATATCACTAACGAAGTGCAGGAAGTTTACCGCCTGCAGGGCGTTAAGATTAACGATAAGCACATCGAAGTTATCGTGCGTCAGATGTTGCGTAAAGCAACCATCGAAAGCGCGGGAAGCTCTGACTTCCTCGACGGTGAGCAGGTTGAATTCTCTCGCGTTAAGATCTCTAACCGCGATCTGGAATCCAACGGCAAAATCGCAGCGACCTTTGCACGCGATCTGCTGGGTATCACCAAGGCTTCTCTGGCAACCGAGTCGTTTATCTCTGCGGCCTCGTTCCAGGAAACCACGCGCGTACTGACCGAAGCAGCCGTTGCGGGCAAACGCGACGAACTGCGCGGCCTGAAAGAGAACGTTATCGTTGGCCGTCTGATCCCAGCCGGTACCGGCTACGCTTATCATCAGGATCGTATGCGTCGTAAAGCAGCGGGTGAAGCGCCAGTGGTGCCGCAGGTTACTGCGGACGAAGCTTCTGCCAGCCTGGCTGAGTTGCTGAATGCCGGTCTCGGTGGTCGCGACAACGATTAA
- a CDS encoding pentapeptide repeat-containing protein: MTQLISDKEFLAKAFKKLDLPSFCIENSVFEECVFDHCNLTSAHFLHCKFTECDFRYCNLSLMEISASRFHQVSFHECKLSGVDWTRAYWPTFNLDPGLHFNKSILTDASFFGLKLPGVKMNECKLHEVDFRECDLAGAEITECDLYGSLFNHTDLSAVDLTDSWDFRIDVLNNSVAGAKFSRQEAVTLLESLGIELVD, translated from the coding sequence ATGACACAACTGATAAGTGATAAGGAATTTTTAGCGAAAGCCTTCAAAAAGCTGGATCTGCCATCCTTCTGTATTGAGAACAGCGTTTTCGAAGAGTGTGTATTTGACCATTGCAACCTTACTTCTGCTCATTTTTTGCACTGCAAATTTACCGAATGCGACTTTCGTTACTGTAATCTGAGCCTGATGGAGATCTCCGCATCGCGCTTTCACCAGGTCAGTTTCCATGAGTGCAAGCTAAGTGGCGTAGACTGGACGCGCGCTTACTGGCCCACCTTCAATCTCGATCCCGGCTTACATTTCAACAAAAGTATTTTAACTGATGCATCCTTTTTTGGTCTGAAGTTACCCGGCGTAAAAATGAATGAGTGCAAACTGCATGAAGTTGATTTCAGAGAGTGCGATCTGGCGGGTGCTGAGATCACGGAGTGCGACCTGTACGGCAGCCTTTTCAATCATACTGACCTGAGCGCAGTGGATCTTACCGACTCATGGGATTTTCGTATCGACGTGCTCAATAACTCTGTCGCAGGCGCTAAATTTTCTCGTCAGGAAGCCGTGACCTTATTGGAAAGTCTGGGTATTGAGCTGGTTGATTGA
- a CDS encoding fimbrial protein, translated as MKKTITFIVLLMAGAGEACAIAPGTMVQRTLFSADVVSSACHVVVEAVGGRGSHLLFDTYRKSIAASVPPRDFIVRLYETGATVQGCSAFMSGKIAFLDFGNPGQLDAGGVVTRGAGDGIRVEVRALDAQADFREHLTQEKHRVNYPVDFAAKGQFSFRAQPVIPHEVKSGEYSGSLSFVVIYQ; from the coding sequence ATGAAAAAAACAATCACATTTATTGTTCTGCTGATGGCAGGTGCGGGTGAAGCCTGCGCTATTGCACCCGGCACGATGGTACAACGCACGCTATTTAGTGCTGATGTTGTGTCTTCTGCCTGTCATGTGGTCGTCGAAGCCGTAGGTGGCAGAGGCAGCCACCTGTTATTTGATACCTACCGTAAATCCATTGCGGCTTCGGTGCCACCTCGGGATTTCATCGTGCGATTGTATGAAACCGGCGCTACCGTACAGGGCTGCTCCGCCTTTATGTCCGGTAAAATTGCCTTTTTGGATTTTGGTAACCCGGGGCAGCTTGACGCCGGAGGCGTGGTAACTCGCGGTGCCGGGGATGGGATTCGGGTGGAGGTTCGGGCTTTGGATGCCCAGGCTGATTTCCGGGAGCACCTGACGCAGGAAAAACACAGAGTTAATTACCCGGTGGATTTCGCTGCAAAGGGGCAATTTTCTTTCCGGGCGCAACCCGTTATTCCGCATGAAGTTAAGTCTGGAGAGTACAGCGGATCACTCTCCTTTGTGGTTATTTATCAATAA